In one Aeromicrobium erythreum genomic region, the following are encoded:
- a CDS encoding M24 family metallopeptidase, producing the protein MSTTLAPDAQTLQRRRERVGASLADAGRAGLVVTTLVNVRYLTGFTGSNGALVLRADGSGLFLTDGRYRDQAAAEVPGLEHTITRDLLGVAGPRLADVGGAWAVETHTLSVDAHATLGDAAPGVDLVAADRVVERARETKDDVEVAALREACRVSAAALESLWAGPLVGRTERDVARDLEWRMLELGAEAVAFETILASGPNTAVPHHHPTDRVLQPGDLLKTDFGARVAGYHADCTRTVVLGTADAWQREVHAAVRASQAAGVDALREGRPVAEVDAVARGVLEEAGWLEHFTTGLGHGVGLQIHEDPFIAAAHVGTLERRTVLTMEPGIYVPGRGGVRIEDTVLVTPAATGTPEVLTDLTTELLEIA; encoded by the coding sequence ATGAGCACGACCCTGGCGCCGGACGCGCAGACGCTGCAGCGTCGCCGCGAGCGCGTGGGTGCGTCGCTCGCCGACGCCGGTCGGGCCGGCCTCGTGGTCACGACGCTGGTCAACGTCCGGTACCTCACCGGGTTCACGGGCTCGAACGGCGCCCTCGTGCTGCGCGCCGACGGCAGTGGACTGTTTCTCACCGACGGCCGCTACCGCGACCAGGCCGCGGCCGAGGTGCCCGGTCTCGAGCACACCATCACGCGCGACCTGCTCGGCGTCGCGGGCCCGCGGCTCGCCGACGTCGGGGGAGCGTGGGCCGTCGAGACGCACACGCTGAGCGTCGACGCCCACGCGACGCTGGGTGACGCGGCGCCCGGGGTCGACCTCGTCGCCGCCGACCGGGTGGTCGAGCGGGCGCGCGAGACGAAGGACGACGTGGAGGTGGCGGCGCTGCGCGAGGCCTGCCGGGTCTCCGCGGCCGCGCTGGAGTCGCTCTGGGCGGGTCCGCTGGTGGGGCGGACCGAGCGCGACGTCGCCCGCGACCTCGAGTGGCGCATGCTCGAGCTCGGCGCCGAGGCCGTCGCCTTCGAGACCATCCTCGCGTCGGGCCCGAACACCGCCGTGCCGCACCACCACCCGACCGACCGGGTGCTGCAGCCCGGTGACCTCCTCAAGACCGACTTCGGCGCGCGGGTCGCCGGCTACCACGCCGACTGCACGCGCACCGTCGTGCTCGGCACCGCCGACGCCTGGCAGCGCGAGGTCCACGCCGCGGTGCGTGCGTCGCAGGCCGCCGGTGTCGACGCGTTGCGCGAGGGTCGTCCCGTGGCCGAGGTGGACGCCGTCGCGCGGGGCGTCCTCGAGGAGGCCGGGTGGCTCGAGCACTTCACCACCGGCCTGGGCCACGGCGTGGGTCTGCAGATCCACGAGGACCCGTTCATCGCCGCGGCGCACGTCGGTACACTGGAGCGTCGCACCGTCCTCACCATGGAACCGGGCATCTACGTCCCGGGCCGCGGGGGAGTGCGCATCGAAGACACCGTCCTCGTCACGCCGGCCGCCACGGGCACCCCCGAGGTGCTGACCGACCTGACCACCGAGCTCCTGGAGATCGCCTGA
- a CDS encoding 3-dehydroquinate synthase family protein, with the protein MTVRIRVETSAPYDVLVGSGVSDQLASLVGDDVRRVAIVHPTVLRERAARLRSTLLREQATRALDVHLLEVPDGEAAKNAEVLQYCWDVLGRTGFTRSDVVVGFGGGATTDLAGFVAASWLRGVRFVNVSTTVLGMVDAAVGGKTGINTAAGKNLVGAFHEPVGVLCDLDLLVDLPSAELRSGLAEVVKCGFIADPSILELIEGVGTGAVLDPTSAILAELVAKGIRVKAQTVAGDLRETGGGAGPWAARGAGGGAGPWAAKSTGGGAEDDSGIGREALNYGHTLGHAIEREERYTVRHGEAISVGMVYVAELAHRHGLIDADLVQRHRDVLSSLSLPTTWAGAFSPLLAAMRLDKKTRGDQLRFVVLEDLGRTTILAGPDEQTLRDSFAALAAPSSSPGAAR; encoded by the coding sequence ATGACCGTCCGCATCCGGGTCGAGACGTCCGCCCCGTACGACGTCCTCGTCGGCTCCGGCGTGAGCGACCAGCTCGCGTCGCTCGTCGGGGACGACGTGCGTCGGGTCGCGATCGTGCACCCGACGGTGCTGCGCGAGCGCGCCGCACGGCTCCGGTCGACCCTGCTGCGCGAGCAGGCGACGCGGGCGCTCGACGTGCACCTGCTCGAGGTGCCCGACGGCGAGGCCGCGAAGAACGCCGAGGTCCTGCAGTACTGCTGGGACGTCCTCGGGCGCACCGGCTTCACCCGCTCCGACGTCGTGGTCGGGTTCGGCGGCGGGGCGACGACCGACCTGGCCGGCTTCGTGGCCGCGAGCTGGTTGCGTGGGGTCCGGTTCGTCAACGTCTCCACCACGGTGCTGGGCATGGTCGACGCGGCGGTCGGCGGCAAGACCGGCATCAACACCGCGGCCGGCAAGAACCTCGTCGGCGCGTTCCACGAGCCCGTCGGCGTCCTGTGCGACCTCGACCTGCTGGTCGACCTGCCGTCCGCGGAGCTGCGCAGCGGGCTCGCCGAGGTGGTGAAGTGCGGGTTCATCGCCGACCCGTCGATCCTGGAGCTGATCGAGGGCGTCGGCACGGGAGCCGTGCTCGACCCGACGTCGGCGATCCTCGCCGAGTTGGTCGCCAAGGGGATCCGGGTGAAGGCGCAGACCGTCGCCGGCGACCTGCGGGAGACCGGCGGGGGTGCCGGGCCGTGGGCGGCGAGGGGCGCCGGCGGGGGTGCCGGGCCGTGGGCGGCGAAGAGCACCGGCGGGGGTGCCGAGGACGACAGCGGCATCGGCCGGGAGGCGCTGAACTACGGACACACCCTGGGGCACGCGATCGAGCGCGAGGAGCGGTACACGGTGCGCCACGGCGAGGCGATCAGCGTCGGCATGGTCTACGTGGCGGAGCTGGCGCACCGGCACGGCCTTATCGACGCCGACCTCGTGCAGCGTCACCGCGACGTGCTGTCGTCGCTGTCGCTGCCGACCACGTGGGCGGGCGCCTTCTCGCCGCTGCTCGCGGCGATGCGTCTGGACAAGAAGACGCGCGGCGACCAGCTGCGGTTCGTGGTGCTCGAGGACCTCGGACGCACGACGATCCTCGCCGGCCCCGACGAGCAGACGCTGCGCGACTCGTTCGCGGCCCTCGCCGCTCCCTCGTCGTCACCGGGCGCTGCCCGATGA
- a CDS encoding shikimate kinase, giving the protein MTPVVVLVGAPGAGKTTVAHRLADRLGTSVRDTDVDVERSTGSSVQDLFVEHGEAHFRDLEAAAVATALREHDGVLALGGGAVLHPGTQRLLREQQVVFLDVSLSAAAQRVGLGTNRPLLLGNVRATMKALLDARRPVYEDLATHTVVTDDLTADDVAARIHQLIQENATP; this is encoded by the coding sequence GTGACGCCGGTCGTCGTGCTCGTCGGCGCACCGGGCGCCGGCAAGACGACGGTGGCGCACCGCCTCGCCGACCGCCTGGGCACCTCCGTGCGCGATACCGACGTCGACGTCGAGCGCTCGACGGGCTCGAGCGTGCAGGACCTCTTCGTCGAGCACGGCGAGGCGCACTTCCGTGACCTCGAGGCCGCCGCGGTCGCGACCGCGCTGCGGGAGCACGACGGCGTGCTGGCGCTGGGCGGCGGCGCCGTCCTCCACCCGGGCACCCAGCGGCTGCTGCGCGAGCAGCAGGTCGTCTTCCTCGACGTCAGCCTGTCCGCCGCCGCCCAGCGCGTCGGCCTCGGCACGAACCGGCCGCTGCTCCTCGGCAACGTCCGCGCGACCATGAAGGCGCTGCTGGACGCGCGCCGCCCGGTCTACGAGGACCTCGCCACGCACACCGTGGTCACCGACGACCTCACCGCCGACGACGTCGCCGCCCGCATCCACCAGCTGATCCAGGAGAACGCCACCCCATGA
- the aroC gene encoding chorismate synthase — MLRWLTAGESHGPALVAILEGLPAGVHVTSKDVQDALARRRLGYGRGARMSFEADELEVIGGLRHGVSMGSPVALRIGNSEWPKWEQVMAADPVDPEVLDGLKRGAPLTRPRPGHADLAGMQKYGFDEARPVLERASARETAARVALGEVAAKFVEQTTGATVLSHVVELGTVSAPAGVVPRYSDVEALDADPVRCFDAATSTAMVAEVDAAHKDGDTLGGVVEVVVEGLPPGLGSYTHWDRRLDARLAAALMGIQAIKGVEVGDGFELARTRGSLAHDEIVPTDEGIRRVSGRSGGTEGGMTTGELLRVRAAMKPIATVPRALRTVDVSTGEETRAHHQRSDVCAVPAAGIVAEAMVALVVADAITEKFGGDSVEEVRRNVEAYREHLRYR; from the coding sequence ATGCTTCGATGGCTGACTGCCGGTGAGTCCCACGGACCTGCGCTCGTCGCGATCCTCGAGGGACTCCCTGCCGGCGTGCACGTGACCAGCAAGGACGTCCAGGACGCGCTGGCGCGTCGCCGCCTCGGCTACGGCCGCGGTGCCCGCATGAGCTTCGAGGCCGACGAGCTCGAGGTGATCGGCGGCCTGCGGCACGGCGTGTCGATGGGCAGCCCCGTCGCCCTGCGGATCGGCAACAGCGAGTGGCCCAAGTGGGAGCAGGTCATGGCGGCCGACCCCGTCGACCCCGAGGTGCTCGACGGCCTGAAGCGCGGTGCCCCGCTCACGCGTCCGCGTCCGGGGCACGCCGACCTCGCCGGCATGCAGAAGTACGGCTTCGACGAGGCCCGACCCGTCCTTGAGCGGGCCAGCGCCCGCGAGACCGCCGCCCGCGTCGCGCTCGGCGAGGTGGCGGCCAAGTTCGTCGAGCAGACGACGGGCGCGACGGTCCTGTCGCACGTCGTGGAGCTCGGGACCGTGTCCGCCCCTGCCGGCGTGGTGCCCCGGTACTCCGACGTCGAGGCGCTTGACGCCGACCCGGTGCGCTGCTTCGACGCCGCCACCAGCACGGCCATGGTGGCCGAGGTCGACGCCGCCCACAAGGACGGCGACACGCTCGGCGGCGTCGTCGAGGTCGTCGTCGAGGGCCTGCCGCCCGGACTCGGCTCGTACACCCACTGGGACCGGCGCCTCGACGCGCGGCTCGCGGCGGCGCTCATGGGCATCCAGGCCATCAAGGGCGTCGAGGTCGGCGACGGCTTCGAGCTCGCCCGCACGCGCGGCTCGCTCGCGCACGACGAGATCGTCCCGACCGACGAGGGCATCCGCCGCGTCTCCGGCCGCTCCGGCGGGACCGAGGGCGGCATGACGACCGGCGAGCTGCTGCGCGTGCGCGCCGCGATGAAGCCCATCGCGACCGTCCCGCGCGCGCTGCGCACCGTCGACGTCAGCACCGGCGAGGAGACCCGCGCCCACCACCAGCGCTCCGACGTGTGCGCCGTGCCCGCGGCGGGCATCGTCGCCGAGGCCATGGTCGCGCTGGTCGTCGCCGATGCGATCACCGAGAAGTTCGGCGGCGACTCCGTCGAGGAGGTCCGGCGCAACGTCGAGGCGTACCGCGAGCACCTGAGGTACCGGTGA
- a CDS encoding DMT family transporter: MSWIVLVGSGVLEAVWATALGRSDGLSRLAPTVVFAVALVTSMVGLAWAMRELPTGTAYAVWVGIGATLTAAWAMAQGEEPLSVARVLCLLAVVGGIVGLKLTH, encoded by the coding sequence ATGTCGTGGATCGTGCTCGTGGGGTCCGGCGTCCTCGAGGCGGTGTGGGCCACGGCCCTCGGCCGCTCCGACGGTCTCAGCCGGCTCGCCCCCACGGTCGTGTTCGCCGTCGCCCTCGTGACCAGCATGGTCGGTCTCGCGTGGGCCATGCGCGAGCTGCCGACCGGCACCGCCTACGCGGTGTGGGTCGGCATCGGCGCGACCCTCACCGCTGCGTGGGCGATGGCGCAGGGCGAGGAGCCGTTGTCGGTCGCCCGGGTGCTGTGCCTGCTGGCCGTCGTCGGCGGGATCGTCGGGCTCAAGCTGACGCACTGA
- a CDS encoding prepilin peptidase has product MDIAYVVAAALAAGILGALGPVAIARLPEPSPHPEDDPDEPPKEPYVELARRPHLAAGLALTSVLLLLVVATGLDEPWLLPAWAIFAGAGSWLAWVDLRTRLLPYLLTLPLHAVCLVLVALAALLAGDLGILLKGLLGNVVVFAVFRAVYALGRWVRQPFGFGDVRLAALVGLLLGAVGPSATLYGTYAGFVVGAVAGVVLYRTGRIGRRDPFAFGPYLVLGAFLGPPLAVLLHG; this is encoded by the coding sequence GTGGACATCGCGTACGTCGTGGCCGCCGCGCTGGCGGCCGGGATCCTGGGGGCTCTCGGCCCCGTCGCGATCGCGCGCCTGCCCGAGCCGTCCCCGCACCCCGAGGACGACCCGGACGAGCCGCCCAAGGAGCCGTACGTCGAGCTCGCCCGTCGTCCGCACCTCGCAGCGGGGCTGGCGCTGACGTCGGTGCTGCTGCTGCTCGTGGTCGCCACCGGGTTGGACGAGCCGTGGCTGCTGCCGGCATGGGCCATATTCGCCGGCGCAGGGAGCTGGCTGGCGTGGGTCGACCTGCGCACGCGTCTGCTGCCGTACCTCCTCACGCTGCCGCTGCACGCGGTGTGCCTCGTGCTCGTCGCGCTCGCGGCCCTGCTGGCCGGCGACCTCGGCATCCTGCTGAAGGGACTCCTCGGCAACGTCGTCGTCTTCGCGGTGTTCCGCGCCGTCTACGCCCTGGGACGCTGGGTCCGTCAGCCCTTCGGCTTCGGCGACGTCCGGCTCGCCGCCCTCGTCGGCCTTCTCCTCGGGGCGGTGGGTCCGAGCGCGACGCTGTACGGCACGTACGCGGGGTTCGTCGTCGGCGCCGTCGCGGGCGTCGTCCTGTACCGGACGGGCCGCATCGGTCGCCGCGACCCGTTCGCCTTCGGCCCCTACCTCGTGCTCGGCGCGTTCCTCGGGCCCCCGCTCGCGGTGCTGCTGCACGGCTGA
- a CDS encoding shikimate dehydrogenase family protein — protein sequence MADHGSGRRCAVVGHPVAHSLSPTMHRAAYAVLGLDWTFEAVDVAPGELPAHVDALDASWRALAVTAPHKRDALDLADSVTDVARAAGGANTLLLEQGPRGRHVRADNTDVPGARAALSEAGVVDVPVVRVLGAGATAASVAHAVAGLGAGLVELVVRDVGRAEETVAAVHAAGLEARVLDASTSPTGPVDLLVSTVPESVAGERADAWAADAAAVFDVVYDPWPTRLSVAARAAGRPVVTGLDLLAHQAVLQLRLMTGASVDVDVVRGAALEVLASA from the coding sequence GTGGCTGACCACGGCTCGGGCCGCCGCTGCGCCGTCGTCGGGCACCCTGTGGCGCACTCGCTGTCGCCGACGATGCACCGGGCCGCGTACGCGGTGCTGGGCCTCGACTGGACCTTCGAGGCCGTCGACGTCGCGCCTGGCGAGCTGCCGGCGCACGTCGACGCCCTCGACGCGTCGTGGCGGGCTCTCGCCGTCACCGCACCGCACAAGCGCGACGCGCTCGACCTCGCCGACAGCGTCACCGACGTCGCGCGTGCCGCCGGCGGCGCCAACACGCTGCTCCTGGAGCAGGGACCGCGCGGTCGCCACGTGCGCGCCGACAACACCGACGTCCCCGGCGCGCGCGCCGCGCTGTCGGAGGCCGGCGTGGTCGACGTGCCGGTCGTCCGCGTCCTGGGCGCGGGCGCGACGGCCGCGTCGGTCGCGCACGCCGTGGCCGGCCTGGGAGCTGGTCTGGTCGAGCTCGTCGTGCGCGACGTCGGCCGCGCCGAGGAGACGGTGGCCGCGGTCCACGCCGCCGGCCTGGAGGCCCGCGTGCTCGACGCCTCGACGTCGCCGACCGGTCCGGTCGACCTGCTGGTCTCCACCGTCCCGGAGTCCGTGGCGGGGGAGCGGGCCGACGCCTGGGCGGCCGACGCGGCGGCGGTCTTCGACGTCGTCTACGACCCCTGGCCGACGCGGCTGAGCGTCGCGGCCAGGGCGGCCGGCCGCCCGGTCGTCACCGGTCTGGACCTCCTCGCGCACCAGGCCGTCCTCCAGCTGCGCCTCATGACGGGTGCGTCGGTCGACGTCGACGTCGTGCGCGGGGCCGCGCTGGAGGTCCTCGCGAGCGCATAG
- the mltG gene encoding endolytic transglycosylase MltG: MSDSGLDILGSEPGDRRATRPGGRRAPRRGPRWGRIILVLALVGGIVFGGKVVWDKAGTYLNGPQDYTGRGSGEVVVEIPSGADGQAMARILAKQDVVKTAEAFYQLSLNDDRFSTIQPGFYQLRRKMSAAAALDGLTDTSNRVEGRVVIPEGSRVGQIVKAIAAGSEIPEADVTKVLDDPRELGLPPEANGNPEGYLYPATYTVEPGTTALELLQQMVKKTLDVENDLDIDTRARALGLSKEDVLTVASILEYEAARDEDYPKVARVLYNRIADGMPLQLDSTVSYVSKREGDVWTTPEERANPSEYNTYQNTGLPPGPIGSPGEKTIEAALNPAQGDWLYFFADKQGVTIFNTSFAKHTADCQKVYGAGSCGG; encoded by the coding sequence GTGAGCGACAGCGGACTCGACATCCTCGGCAGCGAGCCGGGCGACCGTCGCGCGACCCGCCCCGGAGGCCGACGTGCCCCGCGGCGAGGTCCGCGGTGGGGGCGCATCATCCTCGTGCTCGCGCTCGTCGGTGGCATCGTCTTCGGCGGCAAGGTCGTCTGGGACAAGGCCGGCACCTACCTGAACGGTCCGCAGGACTACACGGGTCGGGGCAGCGGCGAGGTCGTCGTGGAGATCCCGTCGGGCGCGGACGGGCAGGCCATGGCCCGCATCCTGGCCAAGCAGGACGTCGTCAAGACCGCCGAGGCCTTCTACCAGCTCTCGCTCAACGACGACCGGTTCTCGACGATCCAGCCCGGCTTCTACCAGCTGCGCCGCAAGATGTCGGCCGCGGCGGCCCTCGACGGCCTGACCGACACGTCGAACCGTGTCGAGGGACGCGTCGTCATCCCCGAGGGCTCGCGCGTCGGGCAGATCGTCAAGGCGATCGCCGCGGGCTCGGAGATCCCCGAGGCCGACGTGACGAAGGTCCTCGACGACCCGAGGGAGCTCGGCCTGCCCCCGGAGGCGAACGGCAACCCCGAGGGCTACCTGTACCCGGCGACCTACACGGTCGAGCCCGGGACCACGGCGCTCGAGCTGCTGCAGCAGATGGTCAAGAAGACTCTCGACGTCGAGAACGACCTCGACATCGACACCCGGGCGCGGGCGCTCGGGCTCTCCAAGGAGGACGTGCTGACGGTCGCGAGCATCCTCGAGTACGAGGCCGCCCGCGACGAGGACTACCCCAAGGTCGCGCGGGTGCTCTACAACCGCATCGCCGACGGCATGCCGCTGCAGCTCGACTCGACCGTGTCGTACGTGAGCAAGCGCGAGGGCGACGTCTGGACGACGCCCGAGGAGCGCGCCAACCCGTCGGAGTACAACACGTACCAGAACACCGGCCTGCCGCCCGGACCGATCGGCTCGCCCGGGGAGAAGACCATCGAGGCCGCACTGAACCCCGCGCAGGGCGACTGGCTGTACTTCTTCGCCGACAAGCAGGGCGTCACCATCTTCAACACGAGCTTTGCCAAGCACACGGCCGACTGCCAGAAGGTCTACGGCGCCGGCTCCTGCGGTGGCTGA
- the ruvX gene encoding Holliday junction resolvase RuvX: protein MRRGRRLGVDVGDVRIGVAVCDPEGLVATPLETVAAGRDAVARLVALAEEVDALELVVGLPVSLNGREGPAAAKVRGFAQGLREAVDPRVVRLFDERMSTMTADSLLREGGRPGRKRRQVIDQTAAAVILQTALDTERTRGSAPGETI, encoded by the coding sequence ATGAGGCGGGGCCGCAGGCTCGGGGTCGACGTCGGCGACGTGCGCATCGGCGTCGCCGTCTGCGATCCCGAGGGTCTGGTCGCGACGCCGCTCGAGACGGTGGCGGCCGGACGCGACGCCGTCGCCCGCCTCGTGGCCCTGGCCGAGGAGGTCGACGCGCTCGAGCTGGTCGTCGGTCTTCCCGTCTCGCTCAACGGTCGCGAGGGGCCCGCCGCGGCGAAGGTGCGCGGGTTCGCGCAGGGTCTGCGCGAGGCCGTCGATCCGCGGGTTGTCCGGCTGTTCGACGAGCGCATGTCTACGATGACTGCCGACAGCCTGCTCCGCGAGGGCGGGCGTCCGGGACGGAAACGACGTCAGGTGATCGACCAGACCGCGGCCGCGGTGATCCTGCAGACCGCCCTGGACACCGAACGGACCCGAGGCAGCGCCCCGGGCGAGACGATCTGA
- the alaS gene encoding alanine--tRNA ligase, with the protein MQTAEIRRRFLAHFEAAGHTVVPSAPLLLEDPNLLFVNAGMVPFKPYFLGQETPPYGTATSVQKCVRTLDIEEVGKTTRHGTFFQMNGNFSFGQYFKEGAITHAWRLVTGHVDDGGLGFDAEKVWVTVLEGDHESRELWRSVAGLPDERIQDRDLNDNYWHMGVPGPGGPCSEIYIDRGPEFGPDGGPVVDEDRFLEIWNLVFMQEEITNVRAKDQFDVVGPLPSQNIDTGMGLERVAYLLQGKQNLYETDEVFPVIERASQLTGRTYGANHVDDVRFRVVADHVRSGLMLMGDGVTPGNEARGYVLRRLLRRAVRSMRLLGYEDPALPELLPVSLDRMKASYPELEADFPRIEQVAYAEEDAFRSTLGKGTQIFDVAAQKVKADGGTGLSGEAAFTLHDTYGFPIDLTLEMAQEQGLSVDADGFRALMAEQKARAKADAKAKKGVHADTHAYRAALDANGPTDWQAYTTLSTESRVLALLSQGEAVPALTAGSIGEVVLDRTPFYAESGGQNADAGTLTWSGHGGGTAEVLDVQRPIKGLVVHQVRVLEGELVVDEQLSADVDPEWRLGARQAHSGTHVVHAALREVLGPTALQSGSYNRPGYLRLDFGWSGALSPEQLHDVEHVSNRALREDLPVSAQYMTLPEAREWGALALFGETYGEEVRVVEIGGPWSRELCGGTHVDRSSQIGTVVVTSDGSVGAGNRRIEALTGLEGFAYLAKERDLVLQLTDVLKARPEEVPTRVNDLLARLKATEKELEKLKAAELQGAAGDVAAAAVDVDGVAVVTHRAEGVGGGDVRSLALDVRGRLQDRAAVVVVVGTANDRPSVVVALTPAAQERGLAANALVGVVGERIGGKGGGKPDVAQGGGTDVAGIDAAFAAVLDAVRVAVGR; encoded by the coding sequence ATGCAGACCGCAGAGATCCGGCGCCGCTTCCTCGCCCACTTCGAGGCCGCCGGACACACCGTCGTGCCGTCGGCGCCGTTGCTGCTCGAGGACCCGAACCTGCTCTTCGTGAACGCAGGCATGGTGCCGTTCAAGCCGTACTTCCTCGGCCAGGAGACGCCGCCCTACGGCACCGCGACCAGCGTGCAGAAGTGCGTGCGCACCCTCGACATCGAGGAGGTCGGCAAGACCACGCGGCACGGCACGTTCTTCCAGATGAACGGCAACTTCAGCTTCGGTCAGTACTTCAAGGAAGGTGCCATCACGCACGCGTGGCGGCTCGTCACCGGCCACGTCGACGACGGCGGCCTCGGCTTCGACGCCGAGAAGGTGTGGGTCACCGTCCTGGAAGGCGACCACGAGTCGCGCGAGCTGTGGCGCTCCGTCGCCGGGCTGCCCGACGAGCGGATCCAGGACCGCGACCTCAACGACAACTACTGGCACATGGGCGTGCCCGGCCCCGGCGGGCCCTGCAGCGAGATCTACATCGACCGCGGCCCCGAGTTCGGCCCCGACGGCGGCCCGGTCGTCGACGAGGACCGCTTCCTGGAGATCTGGAACCTCGTGTTCATGCAGGAGGAGATCACCAACGTCCGCGCCAAGGACCAGTTCGACGTGGTCGGCCCGCTGCCCAGCCAGAACATCGACACCGGCATGGGCCTGGAGCGGGTGGCCTACCTCCTGCAGGGCAAGCAGAACCTCTACGAGACCGACGAGGTCTTCCCCGTCATCGAGCGCGCCTCGCAGCTGACCGGACGCACCTACGGCGCGAACCACGTCGACGACGTGCGCTTCCGCGTGGTCGCCGACCACGTCCGCTCGGGCCTGATGCTCATGGGCGACGGCGTCACGCCCGGCAACGAGGCCCGCGGCTACGTGCTGCGTCGCCTGCTGCGCCGCGCCGTGCGCTCCATGCGCCTGCTGGGCTACGAGGACCCGGCGCTGCCGGAGCTGCTGCCCGTCAGCCTCGACCGCATGAAGGCCTCCTACCCCGAGCTGGAGGCCGACTTCCCGCGGATCGAGCAGGTCGCCTACGCCGAGGAGGACGCGTTCCGCTCCACGCTCGGCAAGGGCACGCAGATCTTCGACGTCGCGGCGCAGAAGGTGAAGGCCGACGGCGGCACGGGGCTGTCCGGCGAGGCCGCCTTCACCCTGCACGACACCTACGGCTTCCCGATCGACCTCACCCTCGAGATGGCGCAGGAGCAGGGGCTCAGCGTCGACGCCGACGGCTTCCGGGCCCTCATGGCCGAGCAGAAGGCACGCGCCAAGGCCGACGCGAAGGCCAAGAAGGGCGTCCACGCCGACACCCACGCCTACCGGGCCGCGCTCGACGCGAACGGTCCGACGGACTGGCAGGCGTACACGACGCTCTCGACGGAGTCGAGGGTCCTGGCGCTGCTGAGCCAAGGCGAGGCCGTGCCGGCGCTCACGGCGGGCAGCATCGGCGAGGTCGTGCTCGACCGCACCCCGTTCTACGCCGAGTCCGGCGGCCAGAACGCCGACGCCGGCACCCTCACGTGGTCCGGCCACGGCGGTGGCACCGCCGAGGTGCTCGACGTCCAGCGCCCCATCAAGGGCCTGGTCGTCCACCAGGTGCGCGTGCTGGAGGGCGAGCTGGTCGTCGACGAGCAGCTCTCCGCCGACGTCGACCCCGAGTGGCGTCTCGGTGCGCGGCAGGCGCACTCCGGCACGCACGTCGTCCACGCGGCGCTGCGCGAGGTGCTCGGCCCCACGGCGCTCCAGTCGGGCTCCTACAACCGCCCCGGCTACCTGCGCCTCGACTTCGGGTGGAGCGGCGCGCTCTCGCCCGAGCAGCTGCACGACGTCGAGCACGTGTCGAACCGGGCGCTGCGCGAGGACCTGCCGGTCTCGGCGCAGTACATGACGCTGCCCGAGGCCCGGGAGTGGGGCGCGCTCGCGCTCTTCGGCGAGACGTACGGCGAGGAGGTGCGCGTCGTCGAGATCGGCGGGCCCTGGTCGCGCGAGCTGTGCGGTGGCACGCACGTCGACCGATCGAGCCAGATCGGCACCGTCGTCGTCACCTCCGACGGGTCCGTCGGCGCCGGCAACCGGCGCATCGAGGCGCTCACCGGCCTCGAGGGCTTCGCCTACCTCGCGAAGGAGCGCGACCTCGTGCTCCAGCTCACCGACGTGCTCAAGGCGCGTCCCGAGGAGGTCCCGACCCGGGTCAACGACCTCCTCGCCCGGCTGAAGGCCACCGAGAAGGAGCTCGAGAAGCTCAAGGCGGCCGAGCTGCAGGGCGCCGCCGGCGACGTCGCCGCTGCGGCCGTCGACGTCGACGGCGTCGCGGTCGTGACGCACCGCGCCGAGGGCGTGGGCGGTGGCGACGTGCGCAGCCTCGCGCTCGACGTGCGCGGCCGGCTGCAGGACCGCGCTGCCGTCGTCGTCGTGGTCGGGACGGCGAACGACCGTCCCTCCGTGGTCGTGGCGCTCACCCCCGCCGCGCAGGAGCGGGGGCTCGCGGCCAACGCCCTCGTCGGCGTCGTCGGCGAGCGGATCGGCGGCAAGGGCGGCGGCAAGCCCGACGTCGCGCAGGGCGGCGGCACCGACGTCGCAGGCATCGACGCAGCCTTCGCCGCCGTGCTCGACGCGGTCCGCGTGGCGGTCGGACGATGA
- a CDS encoding DUF6167 family protein — protein MNPRLIWFVAGSAAGVYASVKARRAAYRMSMPGLIDQAAALGTGVRAFADEVRDGMTTAEHRFARELAADDPHPEPLGPATTLAPLDAAPLDDAAPDLPDERDHP, from the coding sequence ATGAACCCGCGGCTGATCTGGTTCGTCGCCGGCTCCGCCGCCGGTGTCTACGCGAGCGTCAAGGCACGCCGCGCCGCCTACCGCATGTCGATGCCCGGACTCATCGACCAGGCCGCCGCGCTCGGCACGGGCGTGCGGGCCTTCGCCGACGAGGTCCGCGACGGCATGACGACCGCCGAGCACCGGTTCGCCCGCGAGCTCGCCGCCGACGACCCCCATCCCGAGCCCCTCGGCCCCGCCACGACCCTCGCGCCGCTCGACGCCGCACCGCTCGACGACGCCGCCCCCGACCTCCCCGACGAGAGAGACCACCCCTGA